CGACGCGCCGCCCAGCGTGATCAGCCCCAAACCAAACGCCTGCCAGGCCACGCTTAGCCAGGCCGAGCCCTCGATGGCGTCGGGAATGCCGGTGGCGAACTCGGCGGCCCCCAGCCCGCCTGCACCGATCAGCGCGAACATCAACCCCCAACGGCGCTTGCGCGGCGCGCCGAGGTTAGCCTCGGGCAGGGCGCGGGCCTCGGGCTCGGTCAACGGGTGGTCCTCGCGCAGCGGGTCGAAGCGCTCGTGGGTGCGCAGCGGCTCATCATCCAGCGGCGTGTCGTCGAGGCTGAACTGGCGGCGCGGGTTGGGGGTGGTCATTGCAGCTTGTCTCCAATCAGCCAGTCGAGGGCGGCGTCCATGCGGATGTGATCGAGCGCATCGGTGTTGCGGCTCATCGGGCGAAAGCTCGGGTAGTCGAAGCCTTGGCGCTGCCAGAACTCGGCGGTGGGCAGCCGGCTCGGCACGTCACCCGGGTAGAGCAGCACGTCCTCACCCTCGAGGGTCGTGCCTCTAAGCGCCGGGGTGCGCTTGCCGTTCTCCTGCACTTCACGGGATTGGGTCGCGCGAATGGCGGCCAGTGAAAACGCCTTGACCGGCACGTTGGCGTAGCGCAGATCCTTCAGCGGCTCGGCCAGAAGGCTCTCGAGAAGCGTGACTACGTTTGCGTGCTGATCGGGCGTGACGTGGTCCGCCTTGGTCGCGGCGATCGCGAGCCGGTCGATTTTCGGGGCGAACATCCGCGTGAGAAGGCTGCGCTTGCCGTAGTTGAAGCTCTGCATCAGCTGGCCAAGGGCGTTCGATAAATCCTCGAAGCGCTCGGGCCCGGCGTTGAGCGCGCCCAGCACGTCGACCAGCACGATCTGGCGGTCAAAACGGCGAAAATGGTCGCGGTAGAAGGGGCGTACCACCTGCTGCTGGTAGTAGCGAAAGCGCGCCTTGAGCGTGGCGTAGAGGCTTTCATCGGGCAGCGTGTCCAGGGTCTCCTGGGGCTGAGTCAAATCCGGCAGCGGGAAAAACTGTAATACCGGTGCGTCCTCGAGCTCGCCGGGCAGCAGAAAGCGGCCCGGCTGGAGATCCGAAAAGCCTGCCTGCTTGGCGCGCTTGAGCCCGTCGGCGTACTGCTTGGAGATGCTGGCAAGCGTGGTTTCGTCGACCGGTTTGGCCGGGTCGAGCGCCTCTATCGAGGCGTACCACTCATTGAATAGCGCCCGGCGGTGCGGGCCCTGGTGCTGCGCCTGGGCCTGGCACCAGCTGTAGAAATCGTGCTGCAGAAGCGGCAGATCCAGAAGCCACTCACCGGGATAGTCGAACAGATCCAGCGTCAGCTTAGCGGTCTCCGGCGTGAACCAGCCGTTTTGCGCCGGCTTGAAGCGAAGCTCCAAGCGCAGTTCGCTGATACCTCGGGTCGGCGCCGGCCAGCGCGGCGGCGTGTCGTCGAGCGCGGCCATGCCAGGGTCATAAGGAAAGCGCGGCACGCCCAGGTCTGGCTGGTTGAGCCGCTTGGCGCCCAAAAGTCGCCCTTCCCGGGCGGCGGGCAGCAGATCGAGTTTCGCCTCGAGACCCGCGTGACGAAGCTGGTTGACCAGCGAGGTCAAAAACGCCGTTTTGCCGGCCTGAGAGAGCCCCGTGACGGCAAGTCTTAGCTGGCGGTCACGGCCGCGCTCCAACAGGTTGTTGAGCTCCCGACTTAACGGCTGGGGCATGCGAGTGGTTCCTTGCGGTGAATGATCGACAGGTGATGCTTTCAAGCTTAGCAAAGCGCTGATTAACCGGCGATTAACGGCGAGGGTTAGTCCAGACTCAGTGTCGTGCCTA
The window above is part of the Halomonas sp. GD1P12 genome. Proteins encoded here:
- a CDS encoding YcjX family protein, whose product is MPQPLSRELNNLLERGRDRQLRLAVTGLSQAGKTAFLTSLVNQLRHAGLEAKLDLLPAAREGRLLGAKRLNQPDLGVPRFPYDPGMAALDDTPPRWPAPTRGISELRLELRFKPAQNGWFTPETAKLTLDLFDYPGEWLLDLPLLQHDFYSWCQAQAQHQGPHRRALFNEWYASIEALDPAKPVDETTLASISKQYADGLKRAKQAGFSDLQPGRFLLPGELEDAPVLQFFPLPDLTQPQETLDTLPDESLYATLKARFRYYQQQVVRPFYRDHFRRFDRQIVLVDVLGALNAGPERFEDLSNALGQLMQSFNYGKRSLLTRMFAPKIDRLAIAATKADHVTPDQHANVVTLLESLLAEPLKDLRYANVPVKAFSLAAIRATQSREVQENGKRTPALRGTTLEGEDVLLYPGDVPSRLPTAEFWQRQGFDYPSFRPMSRNTDALDHIRMDAALDWLIGDKLQ